A portion of the Carassius carassius chromosome 42, fCarCar2.1, whole genome shotgun sequence genome contains these proteins:
- the LOC132124242 gene encoding carbonic anhydrase 2-like encodes MHNGWGYADHNGPDKWYEDCEIANGPRQSPIDIQTSGASYDESLKPLKLQYDPSTSLDILNNGHSIQVSFADDVDSSTLTEGPISGKYRLKQFHFHWGASDDKGSEHTVDGKCYPAELHLVHWNTKYPSFAEAVSKPDGLAVVGVFLENGAKNPNLQKVLDAVDAIKFKGKQDSFTNFDPTVLLPKSLDYWTYLGSLTTPPLHESVTWIVCKQPISVSAEQMKKFRSLLFTAENEKACCMVNNYRPPQPLKGRVVRASFK; translated from the exons ATGCATAATGGATGGGGATATGCAGACCATAACG GACCCGACAAATGGTATGAAGACTGTGAGATTGCTAATGGACCTCGCCAGTCTCCAATAGACATTCAAACCAGTGGAGCATCTTATGACGAATCACTAAAACCGCTTAAACTGCAGTACGACCCTTCCACTTCACTGGACATCCTAAATAATGGACACTCTATCCAAGTGTCCTTCGCCGATGATGTCGACAGTTCAA CTCTGACGGAAGGCCCGATCTCAGGCAAATACAGACTAAAGCAGTTCCACTTCCACTGGGGAGCCAGTGACGACAAGGGCTCTGAGCACACAGTCGATGGGAAATGCTACCCAGCCGAG CTCCATCTGGTCCACTGGAACACAAAATATCCCAGCTTTGCGGAAGCAGTCAGTAAGCCTGATGGTCTTGCTGTGGTCGGAGTTTTTCTAGAG aatggagCAAAAAATCCTAATCTTCAGAAGGTTCTGGATGCTGTGGATGCAATCAAGTTCAAG GGAAAGCAGGACTCATTCACAAACTTTGACCCAACAGTCCTGCTCCCAAAGTCTCTGGATTACTGGACATACCTGGGGTCTCTGACCACCCCTCCTCTGCACGAGAGTGTCACATGGATCGTCTGCAAGCAGCCAATCAGCGTCAGCGCGGAGCAG ATGAAAAAATTCCGATCTCTGCTTTTTACTGCAGAGAATGAGAAGGCCTGCTGCATGGTGAACAACTATCGCCCTCCTCAGCCTCTGAAAGGTCGTGTGGTCCGTGCATCTTTCAAATGA
- the LOC132123985 gene encoding ribosomal biogenesis factor-like, which yields MAKNKQRGKKQQNVFQVANKQSKPKTKAKPVKTSLKHINTLRNEKVESLNQMFTEVQRDVKSISKSTSSEPKKEQKVAREAPREAVNVDNAAQLFSQL from the exons ATGGCCAAAAATAAACAGAGAGGTAAAAAGCAGCAGAATGTATTTCAGGTTGCGAATAAACAGTCGAAACCCAAGACCAAAGCGAAACCTGTCAAGACCTCGCTGAAACAC ATTAACACTTTGAGAAATGAAAAAGTGGAAAGCTTAAATCAGATGTTCACAGAAGTGCAGCGAGATGTTAAAAGTATATCAAAATCAACATCCAGTGAACCCAAAAAAGAACAGAAA GTGGCCAGAGAAGCTCCGCGGGAAGCTGTCAATGTGGACAATGCTGCACAGCTTTTCTCTCAACTGTAG